The Bubalus bubalis isolate 160015118507 breed Murrah chromosome 16, NDDB_SH_1, whole genome shotgun sequence genome window below encodes:
- the LOC102390142 gene encoding olfactory receptor 10V1: MEDVNETGTMIHFHFRPFSKLPEVQTLIFVAFLIMYLVSVSGNISILLIVWTHRSLHTPMYFFLANLAALETCYSSTIAPLTLASTLSAGRTLISLAGCGAQMFFFIFLGSADCILLAIMAYDRFVAICNPLRYSLMMSWRLCARLALGSLVLGFILAMQLTVLIFRLPFCSSKEIGMFYCDVLPVMRLACADTRVHEATLFVVSVTVLTLPFLLITLSYVFIAAAILKIRSAEGRHKAFSTCSSHMTVVLLQYGGTSLIYLCPSSSYSPERAQVVSVLYTFITPMLNPLIYSMRNRELKDALKRAAMRFLSS; the protein is encoded by the coding sequence ATGGAGGACGTGAACGAGACCGGGACGATGATTCACTTCCACTTCCGCCCCTTCTCCAAACTCCCTGAGGTTCAGACGCTGATTTTCGTGGCCTTCCTGATTATGTACCTGGTCAGCGTCAGCGGCAACATCTCCATTTTGCTCATCGTCTGGACCCACCGCTCtctgcacacccccatgtacttcttcctggccAACTTGGCGGCTCTGGAGACCTGCTACTCCTCCACCATTGCCCCTCTGACACTGGCCAGCACCCTGTCCGCGGGGAGAACCCTCATCTCCCTGGCTGGCTGCGGTGCCCAGATGTTCTTCTTCATCTTCCTGGGCAGCGCTGACTGCATCCTGCTGGCCATCATGGCCTATGACAGGTTCGTGGCCATCTGCAACCCTCTGCGTTACAGCCTCATGATGAGCTGGCGGCTGTGTGCCCGACTGGCCCTGGGCTCCCTGGTGTTGGGGTTCATCTTGGCCATGCAGCTGACCGTGCTCATCTTCCGACTCCCCTTCTGCAGCAGCAAGGAGATTGGCATGTTCTACTGTGACGTCCTGCCCGTCATGAGACTGGCCTGTGCGGACACCCGGGTCCACGAGGCCACGCTGTTCGTGGTTAGCGTCACTGTCCTTACCCTCCCCTTCCTGCTGATCACCTTGTCCTATGTCTTCATTGCGGCCGCCATCCTGAAGATCCGCTCTGCAGAGGGGAGGCAcaaggccttctccacctgctcctcccacaTGACTGTGGTTCTGCTCCAGTATGGAGGCACCAGCCTCATCTACCTGTGCCCCAGCTCCAGCTACTCTCCAGAGAGGGCCCAAGTAGTGTCTGTGCTTTACACCTTTAtcacccccatgctgaaccccttgaTCTACAGTATGAGGAATCGAGAGCTTAAGGATGCTTTGAAGAGAGCAGCGATGAGGTTCCTTTCATCCTAA